GCCCACCGGCTTGCCTTCGAAAAGGATGGTGGTACAGCCGCGCAGCAGGGGGGCATACACGATGTACGAATGGCCCACCACCCAGCCGACATCCGAGGCGGCCCAGTAGACATCGCCGGCATCCACGTTGTATATAGCCTTCATGCTCCAGTTGAGGGCCACGGCATGCCCGCCGTTGTCCCGCACCACTCCCTTGGGTAGGCCGGTGGTGCCCGAGGTGTAGAGGATGTAAAGGGGATCGGTGGCCGCCACCGGCACGCAGTCGGCCGGTTTGGCCGCTGCCACGACCTCCTTCCAGTCCACGTCACGCCCGGGCGTGAGGGGTGCGGTTTCCATGGGACGCTGGTAGATGATGCAGCTTTGGGGTTGGGCGTCGGTGTTGGACATGCGGATCGCTCCATCCAGCAGCGGCTTGTAGGGGATGACCCGCTTGACCTCGATGCCGCAGGAGGCTGAAACGATCACCTTGGGCTTCGCATCGTTGATCCGGGTGGCCAGTTCGTTGGAGGCGAATCCACCGAAGACCACCGAGTGGATGGCGCCGATGCGGGCGCAGGCCAGCATGGCGATGACGGCCTCCGGGATCATGGGCATGTAGATCAGCACCCGATCCCCCTTGACCACGCCGCGATCGGCCAACGCGCCGGCGAACAGCGCCACTTCGTCCCGCAACTGACGGTAGGTGTACGTTTTGATTGTGTCGGTCACCGGACTGTCATAGATCATGGCCGCCTGATCGGCCCGTCCGCCTTCCACGTGGCGGTCCAACGCATTGTAGCAGGTGTTGAGCTCTCCGCCGACAAACCAGCGATAAAACGGCGGATTACTGTCGTCCAGGACCTTGTCCCACCGCTTGTACCAGTGGATCGCTTCCGCCGCATCGCCCCAGAACCCATTGGGATCCTTGATCGATCTTTCCCATGCTTCGACATACGGGTCGCTCATCGTAACTCTCCTTTTTGCTTGGGTTGGCCGTGAAAAGCATTGTAAGCGCATCAGCTTCGTTTCCCCTCGTTCCCAAGCTGGAGCTTGGGAACAAGAGTGGATGGTGGAGCTTGGGAACAAGGTCAAAAAATCCCCCTCTCCCTTGATGGGAGAGGGTTGGGGTGAGGGTGAGAACATTAACGTATGTCAATCAGTTACATTCCCCTCCCCTTAATCCCCTCCCACAAGGGGAGGGGAAATAGAATTCCCCTCGTTCCCAAGCCATGGCTTGGGAACGGACTCATGGGAATCGAAGCTGGAGCTTCTGCAACAGGTGTGTTCCCAAGCTGGAGCTTGGGAACAAGGTGGAAACCGACAATGTTCCGTTGACCCTCATCGCCGGCAAGCCGGCTCCTACAGGGCATGAGTCGCTACTCAAGTGCCGTTCGCAAACCGCCCGTGCATCCGGTAGAAGAGCAGCCGTTGGTGGATCAGAGGTGGAACTCCTCGTCTCCCACGCAGAGCCGACCGTTGCGCCCTTCAACGGCCGCGGAGGCTTCCGGGCGCACGTCCAACCCGTCCCATCCCCACTTTCGCGTCCAGTATGTCACATTTTCACGCCGAGGGCCAAGGGCTTCACTCAAAAGATGCGATGGAACGTAGAGCACGGCGGATCGCTGATTTCGTGACCGGATCGGCGCGGATCCGTCCGGCAGGGCAACGGCATCTCCCCCTTCAGGGGAAGCGGGAGTCTTCGCACGCCCCTCCATGACCGCGTCCACCCGGTTACGCCACCACCGGACTCGAACCAGGTAGCCGAAGGCCGGGTGGCAGGGGCCGGCAAGGATCGTCCCCGGTCGATCCAGTTCGGGGTCCGCGTGCAAACCCATGCGGGCGACCCTGATGCCGTTTTTCAGGAAGCGATCGAAAGCGAAGGCGCAGCGTTCGACGGCCTGATCCAGCGAAAGCGGCCGGTACCGGCCGCTTTCGAACCAGCGGGCGAGCCCGGTGTCCCTCAAGACCAGTGCGGGGTAGAGGCGAACGAAATCCGGCCGAAGCGCGACGGCCTTCGAAATCGTTCCTTGGAAGCGGCTCGGGGTTTCGCCCGGAAGGCCCACCATGAGCTGAATGCCGAGCGCCCAGCCGGCCGCACGGACGCGCCGCGCCGCCGCTTCCACCGCCGCCGCCCGGTAGCCTCTTCGCGATGCGAAGAGCACGGCGTCGGAAAGGCTCTGGGCGCCCAGCTCCACCGTTCGAATCGGGAAGGCCTGCAGCCGCCGGACCGTCTCCTCAGAAACGGCATCCGGGCGCGTGGAAAAACGAATGCCCGTGAATACCCCGTCGCGTACACCGGCCGCGGCGGCCTCCAGCAGACCGTCCAGGAGAGCTTCCGGTAGCGCCGTAAACGTTCCGCCGTAGAAGGCTATTTCTCCGGGAATCCCGGATCGCCGGGACCGTTCGGCCCGGTCTTCGATAGCGGCGCGCCCCCGCAAGAGGTCCGACCCCTCCCGCCCTCCCGAACCGGTCACCGCGTACTGGTTGCAGTAGACACAGCGGTACGGGCAGCCGGCATGCGGCAGAAAGACGGGATAGATTCGAGGGCGATTCTGTCGGTCCCACATGGTTTCCGCCGTTTACGGCTCGCGGCCGCTCCTCCAGGATGTGTCCGGGAATCGAGAGACTCCGGCGCCCGAAGGCGCCCCGCAGCCTACGACATCGCTTCCCCGACCCTTTCCTTCAACACTTCCAGGGCCTTTCGAGCCGCTTCCTGCTGGGCGTCCTTTTTGCTCTTTCCCACGCCGCGGCCCAGGAGCACCTCACCGAGCGACACCCGCATGGTGAAGGTCTTTTCGTGGTCGGGCCCTTCTTCGGACTCCATTTCATAGGTGGGCACCGTCTTGAAACGGGCCTGAGTCCATTCCTGGAGCTGGGTCTTATAATCCTTGTCCAGCCGGCTCAGAGGGTCATCCAGGTGCTCCGCATCGAGGTACCGTGAAAAAAGGCGCGAAACCAGTTGAAATACCGCGTCGAAGCCGCCGTCCAGGTAGACGGCGCCAAGAAGCGCTTCCAGGCTGTCGGCGAGCAGCGACGCCTTCTCCCTGCCGCCGGTAAGTTCTTCCCCTTTTCCCAGGAGCAAGCGCCTGCCCAGGCCCAGTTCCGAAGCGGTTTGCGCCAGCTGCCGTTCGTTCACGATGGCCGAACGCATGCGCGAAAGGTCCCCTTCCAGTCTTTCAGGAAACCGCTCGATCAACAAGTGGCTCACGGCCAGCC
This is a stretch of genomic DNA from Desulfoglaeba alkanexedens ALDC. It encodes these proteins:
- a CDS encoding propionyl-CoA synthetase: MRLQCFSRPTQAKRRVTMSDPYVEAWERSIKDPNGFWGDAAEAIHWYKRWDKVLDDSNPPFYRWFVGGELNTCYNALDRHVEGGRADQAAMIYDSPVTDTIKTYTYRQLRDEVALFAGALADRGVVKGDRVLIYMPMIPEAVIAMLACARIGAIHSVVFGGFASNELATRINDAKPKVIVSASCGIEVKRVIPYKPLLDGAIRMSNTDAQPQSCIIYQRPMETAPLTPGRDVDWKEVVAAAKPADCVPVAATDPLYILYTSGTTGLPKGVVRDNGGHAVALNWSMKAIYNVDAGDVYWAASDVGWVVGHSYIVYAPLLRGCTTILFEGKPVGTPDAGVFWRVIGQHKVRTMFTAPTALRAIKREDPRAELMQKYDLSNFYALFLAGERLDPDTLKWAQKALKVPVIDHWWQTETGWAICANCLGLHAYPVKEGSATKPAPGWNLQVVDPNNQPLPAGQIGALVVKLPLPPGALVTLYNNDQGLIKSYLEEFPGYYKTADAGFIDEDGYVFVMGRTDDIINVAGHRLSTGAMEEVLSDHPDVAECAVLGVEDDLKGQVPVGFVVLKAGVTRPHEEIVNELIQMVRDRIGPVASFKKATVVKRLPKTRSGKILRGTIQKIADNKDYKIPATIDDPAILDEIKAALVTIGYAQGRR
- a CDS encoding elongator complex protein 3 encodes the protein MWDRQNRPRIYPVFLPHAGCPYRCVYCNQYAVTGSGGREGSDLLRGRAAIEDRAERSRRSGIPGEIAFYGGTFTALPEALLDGLLEAAAAGVRDGVFTGIRFSTRPDAVSEETVRRLQAFPIRTVELGAQSLSDAVLFASRRGYRAAAVEAAARRVRAAGWALGIQLMVGLPGETPSRFQGTISKAVALRPDFVRLYPALVLRDTGLARWFESGRYRPLSLDQAVERCAFAFDRFLKNGIRVARMGLHADPELDRPGTILAGPCHPAFGYLVRVRWWRNRVDAVMEGRAKTPASPEGGDAVALPDGSAPIRSRNQRSAVLYVPSHLLSEALGPRRENVTYWTRKWGWDGLDVRPEASAAVEGRNGRLCVGDEEFHL
- the rnc gene encoding ribonuclease III; the protein is MDHARDLQAVQNAVGYRFRDPALLRQALTHRSFVHEHQDSRPSDNETLEFLGDAVLGLAVSHLLIERFPERLEGDLSRMRSAIVNERQLAQTASELGLGRRLLLGKGEELTGGREKASLLADSLEALLGAVYLDGGFDAVFQLVSRLFSRYLDAEHLDDPLSRLDKDYKTQLQEWTQARFKTVPTYEMESEEGPDHEKTFTMRVSLGEVLLGRGVGKSKKDAQQEAARKALEVLKERVGEAMS